A stretch of DNA from Carettochelys insculpta isolate YL-2023 chromosome 7, ASM3395843v1, whole genome shotgun sequence:
GAAATGCTTTAGTAGCAGAGATTTGTAAAGGGGCATTCAGTTGTTGTTTTGCATTCAGCTTCATACAGCACTTAATTCAGACCACCCCTCTTCATTCTGAAAGTAAGCTTCTTTGTTCTTGCTCAGAATTGAATTCCATTAAAGTACAGTATATATCCAGGTTGTGTACCTCCTCGTCATGATATTGCTTTTCAGGGAGACTATTTAAGTAGCTTTAAATTTTCAGCTGAGAAAGGGGTCATGGAGCCTTTGTTGATGAAATGTATTTTGACATCAGCATGAAGCCAAGTATTTCGGTATTGTTTCATGCTACAGAGAGAACTCTTCCTGTGTTCACATCTTAACTGTCTAGTGTgatgatccaaagtccattgaaatcaatgtgagtCTTTTCAGTGTCTGCAATGGGTTTTACATTGAGCCTAAACAAGGGTCATGTACCTTTTTTCTGAAGTCTGTGGGAATGGGAGGGACTTCAGAAAGGTCCTTCTCACTTTGTAAAAGAGACATTTACACAGTTTACTGGTTAtgttaaaagcaaaattaaacaTTACCCACTGATAACAATGCATCCCAGCTGTGTTTTCTTTGTTGGCTTTCTTCATCATTTTGCTGTCCTCCTTACCTTATATTAATGCTTATGTTTgagttttaaaatgcattttaaaagcttttctGGCATTCTTTGCTCAAACCAAAGGATGATTACATGTCAAATATACTGGATGCCGGTACCTTTTGGTTGTTACTCCAAAAGATTTATGGTGGACACTGCTGACCTCATAGTTTTGTTGAAAATTAAAGAAATTAGAAACACTTGTTTTCCTGACAATGGAAgcttaaaagaaaatattaactAAATGAGCAAATAGAATAAAAATGTGCAGCAAATCAGCATATCTGGTTTTGAGTTAAAAGATAGTAAAATAATTGTTTCTGACCTTAGTTAAAAGAATCTAACTTGGTTTAGGAAGCTAATACTTGGATTTATGACTTCTGATTTCTCTGCTCTGAATCCCTCCTGTAATAGAGCAATTTCaaacaaaatttgttttaaatagagATGTTACTAATGGCTTCGCTCCCCGGTTCTACATGAGCACCTGTGTTGGTGAAGTATTTAACTGAGAATGTTTTGGTCTTCAGTCTAGaaaaacacttaagcacatgtgTAAACTGAAGCTTTTGAGTAGTGTCACTGATATCTTCTCAGTGCCTAGAAGCCTTTGCATGAGGTACTTTATGCAGCCTTCACTCTGGTCAAGGGAACTCCAGCTcccatgacttcagtgggattagaTGTGCACATTCTTCAGTGCTTTTGCAGAGACCTCCGCACTCTCATTTGAAAGCTAATATTTTTTTATGAAAGAAACAGAATTCCTGAGTGCTAATGATtctcagtgatttttttctgtatatAATGTATCATCTGCAGCCCTCCCTGCACCAACATCCCAGAGCTACCACCAGAGCTCTCATCTTGAGTTCTTGTTCTtgactgccactgccaccacagtcTTGACTCAAATGAACACACCATTTTGGCTTTAGAAGACCAGTGGTCCTTTCCAACCTTTTGAACCACTGTTCTCTGATCCTTTAGCAATTGGCAGTTTGCTGAGGAGGTCCAAGGGGACAGCTCtggtggcagtgggtgctctgtgaAAGGACTGAGCAGCCAAGAGGCTTGTGCAAATTAtgtgtgttttgctttttctttgatTCTGCCTCTGGTCTGGGAATATAACAGATACAGTTTCCTTGAGCAGGGAGACAAGGAATCCAGGAAACTACGTAGTGCCTAAACCCAGATTTCAGCAAATAAGTTTTGCCTTTTGGGTGCTCAAGTCCCTTATGTTCCTGTTTGGAGCTGTTCTACTGTGAATAGATAAATGAAGAGTGGTTGAAGCATGGGGTCTTGACTCAGGGTGTCCTGCCTCCCAGGTGGATGACCTAAATGCTAGTCTACAGAGtcatttcctcctcttctctctcaccTCGTGTGACTATTTAAGTATTTATCTACAGTAACGAGtgacaacctaggctagtgagtgagccagctgagtgaccctccttcatctcattGCTCTGCAAAGTCATCGGAACTAAGAAGGTGTCCCAAGATAGGGTAGTTTTTGCTAACTACACttgtatacctagaatttgtggggtgtgctgactgaatgCAGAAGAAATGCATGGCTCACACAACGTTGTGTTCAATCAGCgtacacctcacttcatgtgcccttgctttaagtaTCTATCACAtttgtaataccagtaggaaacaAATCCTATGCaaatgaaaaccagcagaatttgTGCCTGAGAAACTGCAAACAAAATGTCTTCTGGGCCACGTACAAAACCTGATTGGTTGCAGGTTGCCCTCCACTTATCTACAGTCAAACAGATTCAGCAGGACAGATGGAGGCTCCGTTAGAATATTTCATAGTCTCAGGGGCTAGAACCTTCTCCAGAGAGATGGGAGACCCGTGTTTGAATTTCTTTCCCCTCTGCTATGCAAAGGAAAGTTGAACCTCAGTTTCCTACTTTGTGAGTACTCTCACTACTGGGCAAAAAGTTATTAGGTTATCACCACTGGTACAAGGGCACTGGACAATCTCTGCTGGAATATTATTCCAATTCTGGTGTCTACAATTCAAAACGGCTATTGAtatattggagagggttcagaggagaactacagaaagagaaaaagattGGAAAATATGCCTTACACTGATAAACTCAAGGAATTCAATCTATTTCATTTAACCAAGAGAATGTTAAGGGGTAACTGGATTAAGCTTATATATTTCTACTCAGGGAATAAGTGTAAAGGGTTCTTCATTTGGGAAGGGAGAAATATAGCATAATCCAATGGCAGAAACTTGAAGCTCTCCCATTTCAGATTGGAAATAAGGCATAAGTTTTTATCAGTGAAAATAACCATGGGAACAGTTTACCAAGGGTCATGATGCATTCTCCATTACCAACATCTTGAATATCAAGATAGGGTGTTTTTCTAAAAGCTATACtttaggaattatttgggggaaaTGTGGACTGTTTTATGCGGGGGGCAGCCTAGAATCTGACCACCACAGTGGtcacttctggccttggaatccatgAGAAATCATGGCTGGCACTGGCTGTTTCATGAGGTGTAAAACAGGAACCTAACTCATTCCCACAAGAAATTATGTAGGCATTTAGTTCAAGAGAGTGGTTTCTAGTTGTGGATACCTACCAGAGGTATCGCCTTCCTCTCACCTGGACTTAGGCACTTATATTGGAGAAAGGGGTGAGGACTTGTCAGCATCTCCCACTGACAAGCTTAAGCAGGGAGCCATCTACTATGCTACTGTAAAGCCCATGGAACCTGGTCATTGCCAGAGTTGGACTGAACCTGGGAGCTTAGGGGTAAGCTTATGAGCCtcctaccacatgaactaaaagccaactggctgCAGAGCACACTTTACTTTCTATTCTCAGTGGTCTCCATGCCTCTCAGTCATACTATCTTTTGTGCATTGTATTCTGAACTAACTCTCTTCCCATTCATCATATAGGAACCCTAGTTTTGTGGATCACAGTATTCTTCCTATGATTTTCAAGGTACCTTATGTGATGTTGTCTGATAGAAATATTTAGCTGATTTAAAGTTGGCGCAAGGCCTGATGGGGTTAACCATCCCACAGACTGAATGACctagtttatatttttaaagactTCTTGGGAAGATGTGTAAATGGTAATTGGACTATTGCCTTAGGTTAGGATAGAACTTTGAAGTGCAAACTTGCATTGTTAGAGCAGTAGGATGGTAGGCATTTGCTCAGTTTTCGTGATGTGAATAAACTATACTTGTCTGTTATAACCTTGAGTCAAGATCTGAAGGGAATATTAATATTGATGATGAAACTTGATTGAAGTAGTATTATTATTTGTATGTCTCTGTATGTGAACAGTTTGATGGATGAATTATCTTGTTTTAATTGCTGTGATGTTTGGGAGACAGGTTCCATCAAAAATCTTTTGTGCTCTCCCAGCACAAGGGGACACTGCAAAGGTTTAATGTTCCTCTGGACAGGATCCTTATTTTTGTCACATCTGATTGGATATTCATTGGGAAAAGCTGCAAGTCATAGAAAAATAGATCAGAGGATATCCGGATGCCTCTTTTTAATGGATGCTGACTTAGGGTCTCAGATTTGTTTGAGGTTTCAGAAAGGGAAGCCTAACCCACAAGGACTAAGATCCCAGTCATTGGCTGGAATCACCCTGGATATGGAGTATAACCATGGACTAAATTCTAAAACAACTCTTGCAGCTGTAGTCCAGAAgccctgagaccactgacaagggatagtgaagtctctgctttaccaccttagctgagagccagttgagTTGTAGCTCATGCGATAGACATGTGGCTTTAGCCTGTAAGGTCAGAGGTTCAATGCCACCTGCCAATGACTAGATTTAAGTAGCTTTACATGAGGGTGAACTGCTGGAGGATCTCTAAATAGCAGGATACAGTTCCTCAGCTGAGGAAAGTATGtaagccagaggcactgagatcactgGTAAGGGAGAGTGacctctggctctcagctctggcTATAGAGCTGACTTCCCCCTCCTTTGCcagtggtctcagtacctctgggttaTTAACCTGTAAAACCATGCatctggtcctttgggactggaagaacttTATTTGGCTGGGGTGTCTGGGTGGTGGCCTGTGGTGAGGTACTTTGAAAGGGCACTGAGTGGTTTGGGATTGTGATTGACGAGCAAGGTAATACTGCAGATGTTTTATGCTGTCTTGTGAATATAATAATTGGAATAACCACCAGTTTTAGAAATTGACTGTCCCATTTCTTGCAGTGCACCCTAATGAGTGACCTCAGATTCTTCCCCAGCATCTTGCTGTATCACCCATTAGATGCCCCAATATTTTGTGTGCAGTGTCTAAGTCCCATCAAGTATTCCATTGAGGAGGTCCTCAAAGTAAAGGCCAAATTGCAAACTGTTTATTTCCAGGGGTGAGCCATTGTGGAAGGCAGTAGTGCAATTTGTATGAACAGGTCAACAGTATGAGCAAAGGGCTCTCGGTCTAACTGCAGGCTAGCTTTTGTTGAGAGTTTCCAAATTTACAGTGTGTTTAAGTtttgcagctctgtgtgtgtgtgtaatatatataaatacattttgtttttaacataGAAGATGCCTTTAAATTAAGGTAGCTAAATTAACTAAGAATTTGCAAGTGATAAGTAGTATTTGTATTGCAGCAGGTTATTGTAACGGCTCACCTACCTCATATATctatgtgtttttttgttttgttttttgttttataggTTATGCAACACATCTTTGAAGCTGTCCTTATGTAGATGAAACTTGCAGAATCAGCACTCCATTTTGGAAGCCATCCTTTTTGAGAACATATGGGATTTTCCAAGACAGCTTCCGTCTGGGCTACATATATTACTTACTCCTAAATACATCAGAGGACAATGaggtctttttattttttgtatattttcacGTTATATACAGAAGTATCTTCTGTTTCATTTTGTTCAATGGGAAAAACTTGAGCAACACCTAttgttgcttttttatttttacaagatttCCCTTAATGAAACAAATCTTCTTGAAACATTTCCAcggtacatttattttaaaatttgtgaCTGAGTCAGTATATTCATTTCAGTATATTTTAGCTGTTTGGTTTGAAACTGCCTTTTTTGAATGTCAAAATATATAATAATGTAaggaattaaattattttaagtttGCAGAAAATAATTTATATGCATCAGAAATATTTTATGACTCTACATGGCTCATTAATATAGCAGTTTAACGGTACTAATATGAGGCATTGCATTAATTGTTGCATACAGTTGTTATCAAATGACTTGCACAAACAGTGTTTCAGATGCCGGGGACCTAATCATAATAACCACAAGTGTCCTGTGTGCAAACAAGAAAATGAAATTCCTTTGATTGTGGATAAGCAGATGAACTTGCTTGCTGTTTTGGAAGTAAGGACTGATCATAATGAAAGTTGGAATGGAATTTTTTGCCTGAAGAAGGGGAAACTATGCAGCTTGCTTTTTGGGGTGATAATAATGACTTTAGTGATGGCATCATACATATTGACTGGAGCCCAGCATGGCCTATTGTTGATACCATTGCCATTCCATTATGGAGCTTTTACAGGCAATTCAGACTTAATGGACAATGAAAGCCTTAGTGATATGAAAGACCATTATCAGCCTACTCAAATTAATATTTCATATGTAAAGGATTACCCCAGCATTAAATTAATTATAGATACTATTACTTCTAAGATTGAGTTTATGACCAGAAAACGTCCAGATTTAGAAGACCTGAAGAAACAAGAGCTGCATGTAAGTATAAACCTAAACTCCCCCTGAAACTGTGATTTGTTCATTTCAAGTATTCTGGGCTGGATCCTCAAATAAAGTAAAACAGTATAGCACACCAGTTGAAGATTTGTCCATATATATGCATAGTAGcaaagccaggccagccagcttcAAGAGGGTATTAGAAGGGAGATATGTAACCTCTAGAACGCTAAAAGCCCTTTTCACTATCAGCTGAGGAGTTACCACAGGCCAATTTGGGGTGAAGCCAATTAAGGGTTGCCTGGGAGCTTCTTAAACTGCTTCTGTTGAGAATAcagacacagctacctctttgctCCTGTTGTGATCaggttggagggtgggggaagagacagacagacagacaaggttTTATTAAGCTAGTGACAGCATAGGAATAAGCACCTCCAGAGGGAAAGACTTTTTCTTCCTTGTAGGGGAAACAGACAAGCCTGTGTGTCTGTTAGGGAGGAGACTGGTTACCCAGTGCAACAAATAGGGGTTGATTTACCTCAAGCTGATCTTGCTGAGCCTTGAGGCTGGAAAACAAAGTGTCTTGTCACTATATGCacaaagagagagacagatggacagacaacTGTTGATCCACAGGACAATGGTGCACGTGTGAGAGGTCTAATTAAGTACCTGACGAATCCACTTATGGATGACCATTCTAATTTGAGAATGACATAGCTTGTTACAAATTTCACCATGTTCTCTGATCTGGAGCCCAAGGTTACAGCATGTTGCTTTCTTCTTTCTTGCTTCGCTTCCATCCTCTGGATCAAAGCTGCTTCATGTCAAACAGAAACCTGGGTCAGATATTCTATCCAGCTCCTTCCAGCTTTCTGCATTATGCTGGGTGATGTCATGTAATTTTTGCACAGAATGTGGTACCACAGAAAGGGCAATCCCACTTTCTATAGCTGTTTTGAATTTTGCTATACAAAATATTCTTGGGGTTTCAGTTGCCTTCCATTCTCCTGACATAATCACACCATTGCAACCTCCTCTTCTTCATAATCATTTCTAAGTGTGTCAGGTCTGCATGTCCCAGCACTTCTGTGTTTTGGCATTTTATCCTTTCACTTTATTTTCAAGATTTTGTTACAGGCATTTCATATGGAAACTACAGAGTCTCCTGACATGCCTAGCATATGTAATCCATGTTTCTGAACCATAAAGCAGGAATAACAGCATGCCCGTCTCCTAAATTTGCATTTTCACCTTAGTTAATAATTTTCTGTTATTCCATGCACACATAAGTGTAATAAATTATATTTGAACCATAGGCAAAAGAGATGATCTGAGCATCTGAGACAAGAAATCTGACAGTCTTTGATGAGTAGTACAGTTACACTGAACTCATTTTTTGTAGCtttattcaaaataatttagaagaGTTAGTCAGATTGCCAAAACATTTCCCTGATAAATAAAAAGCAGCCTTCCTTTAATAGCTGATTGCAAATGTGCTGCCCCAGAAATCAAGCAATTGCTATTCCATTCACTCAGAATTTCAGAATTAAAAATTGGAAGTTAATTTGATCTGAGTATTTTATCTTCTGTTAATTCAGTGTTCCTAATTATTATTCTTTGCTGTCTTATTTTAGGGATTCCTTAAATTAAATATTACTATAGAGTCCCACAGGTGTGGTAGAATATAGCTGCACTCACTTCATAAATATCAGGTCTGatcctaagagggactgagtactctcagctcctgttgaagtcagtgggccaAATTGGGAAGTCTTTTACTTTCAATAATGTCAGAAATGGGACTTATCCCTGAATGCAGACTTGAGTTAAACCTGAGTTAGCATTTCAGGAATTGGCTGAATAGAGGTTGGAGTTGCTCAATTTGTGGTCAAAGTATAGCACTTAAGCGAGAGTCATACAGGTCCTCTGGTTAGACCAAATATAGGTAATAGCAGGAAGTGGgtttttaatgttatttttgCCCTCGGTCTTTTCCTTCATTAACCCCTCTCCACCACACCCAAAGAACTTCTGGTGTTGGGTgataaaagggaaaatatattcaATGTTATACTTAAATATTTCTGGGCTGAGTTGTTTCTTTAGGATTTAAGCCAGTCCCCAATTATATCAGTTGGGAGCCTTTCCATTGTCTTTGACAGAAATTGAATTGGATTCTGAAAGTGGTGGTAGCCATTGCGGGGATACAGAGGGGCATATTCCCCAGGGGACCTGTGAAAGGTATTGCATGACTCTTTCTTAAGTGCTGTACTTTGACCACAAATTACTGGGATTGATCACATTATTTACATATTCAGGAGGAAATATCGCTCCTCTATAGGGATTACTGTAGGCTTGTGTTTTGCTTgaaatcagactagatgatcagagTTGTCCCTTCTGTCCTTAACATCAATGAATGTATgagtattttcccttttccacctAACTCTGCACCTTTTTTCCACCTCATGCAGTTGTGCAGGATCTGACTCCAGTTTGGTCAACAGAGTTATATCTTTACTGCGCAATTATACgtgaaaaaaaggaagaaaggactGTTCGATGATAGTAGTTACTTTTTGTTTAGTAACTGTGTTAAATAGGAAGGTGTCCTTATAAGCTATGCTGCTGCCTTGACTGAAATTATTGTTCTTTATGTTGCAGATGTTTTCAGTAATTCCTAATAAATTCCTCCCAAATAGCAAGAATCCTTGTTGGTATGAAGAATATAGAGGAAATACTACCATGGATCCTTACACAACAAACTCATATGCATTGTATTCAAAACGTTTTCGGACAATATTTGATTACCTCAGGAAGGTATTTTGGAACCATTTGTATCATTATAAGGACAAGCACTATCGGCTGCGTTGTCTTCCTCATTTTTACATAATAGGCCAGCCAAAATGTGGAACAACTGATCTTTATGACAGACTCAGGTTACATCCTGATGTTAGATTTTCAGCTATTAAAGAACCTCACTGGTGGACAAGGAAGCGATTCGGTGAGTAAACATATATTCTAAGATGAAAAATTGCAGCTACTGAAATGGAAGCATAACTCTTCAGGGTTTCGTGACTTTTTCAAATTATGAGTAAGCCCCACCCCCACGAACTTTTGATACAATGATAGCTAGAGGAGTTTATatgtggaggagggagaaataccAAAGAGCAGAAAATGACAATATTTAAATAAGGGATGTGTAtaaaaaaagggggaaaggacaacccaggaaattatagaCACAAGAAGCTTAATTCTGGTACCCAAAAAGACCCTGGAGGAAACAATCAATATACAA
This window harbors:
- the CHST15 gene encoding carbohydrate sulfotransferase 15, with product MRHCINCCIQLLSNDLHKQCFRCRGPNHNNHKCPVCKQENEIPLIVDKQMNLLAVLEVRTDHNESWNGIFCLKKGKLCSLLFGVIIMTLVMASYILTGAQHGLLLIPLPFHYGAFTGNSDLMDNESLSDMKDHYQPTQINISYVKDYPSIKLIIDTITSKIEFMTRKRPDLEDLKKQELHMFSVIPNKFLPNSKNPCWYEEYRGNTTMDPYTTNSYALYSKRFRTIFDYLRKVFWNHLYHYKDKHYRLRCLPHFYIIGQPKCGTTDLYDRLRLHPDVRFSAIKEPHWWTRKRFGIIRLRDGFHDRYPVEDYLDLFDLAAHQIQGVLQSHVTTGHNKMNHIIIGEASASTMWDNNAWVFFYDNSTDGEPPFLIQDFIHAFQPHAKLIIMLRDPVERLYSDYLYFASANKSAEDFHEKVAESLQLFENCMLDYSLRACVYNNTLNNAMPVRLQIGLYVVYLLDWLTVFDEGQILVLRLEDHASNVKYTMHMVFQFLDLGPISEKQEALITKSPASNTRRPEDRNLGPMLPTTKAILRDFYGPFNTKLAQVLFDDAFLWKKT